The following coding sequences are from one Methanosarcina sp. WWM596 window:
- a CDS encoding ABC transporter ATP-binding protein has translation MSIVSVKNVSRVFTKKEDESGTEALHNISFDVQDGEFICLLGPSGCGKTTLLRIAAGLETMTSGEITLNGVPIKGPDPKRGMVFQQYSLFPWRTVIDNITFGLEMQGIKKSEARKQVEKHLELVGLRQFKNSYPHELSGGMQQRAAIARALANEPEVLLMDEPFGALDAQTRNVLQDELLKIWEQKHVTFLFVTHSVDEAVVLSDRIVVMTSRPGRIKEIVKVELPRPRSRTSPEVNSLRDHVLKLLEEERFSK, from the coding sequence ATGAGTATAGTAAGTGTAAAAAACGTTTCGCGTGTCTTCACCAAAAAAGAAGATGAGTCCGGGACTGAAGCTTTGCATAATATAAGCTTTGATGTACAGGATGGAGAGTTTATCTGCCTCCTCGGACCTTCGGGCTGTGGGAAAACAACGCTGCTCCGGATAGCTGCAGGACTAGAGACCATGACCTCAGGAGAAATCACACTCAATGGAGTCCCCATAAAAGGCCCTGACCCCAAAAGAGGCATGGTTTTCCAGCAGTATTCCCTCTTTCCCTGGAGGACCGTTATAGACAACATCACCTTTGGGCTGGAAATGCAGGGAATAAAAAAGAGCGAAGCCCGGAAACAGGTAGAAAAGCACCTGGAACTTGTTGGTCTGAGGCAGTTCAAAAATAGCTACCCTCACGAGCTCTCAGGCGGTATGCAGCAAAGAGCAGCCATTGCAAGAGCCCTTGCCAACGAACCGGAGGTCCTCCTTATGGATGAACCCTTCGGGGCCCTTGATGCCCAGACTCGAAATGTACTCCAGGATGAACTTCTGAAAATATGGGAACAGAAACATGTAACATTCCTTTTTGTAACGCACAGCGTGGACGAAGCTGTCGTCCTCTCTGACAGGATAGTGGTCATGACTTCAAGACCGGGAAGGATAAAGGAGATTGTAAAAGTAGAACTCCCACGCCCACGAAGCCGCACAAGTCCGGAAGTAAACAGTTTAAGGGATCATGTCCTCAAACTTTTGGAAGAGGAACGGTTCAGCAAATGA
- a CDS encoding polymer-forming cytoskeletal protein: MRFIKYHPRSNTYVIEKRVFLEEDLMLDGNVIVGQDVKFWKSLTVSGRLELGKGSIIQGNVKAESALVCAAAKILGSIETVSELVLLDGARANIATCEGDIRARPGCYLGSVKAGGTLELVGKVAVKRVEPLTKVIIRAEQ; this comes from the coding sequence ATGCGCTTTATCAAGTACCACCCCCGATCCAACACTTACGTGATTGAAAAAAGGGTTTTTCTTGAAGAGGACCTTATGCTGGATGGCAATGTTATTGTTGGGCAGGACGTGAAGTTCTGGAAAAGTCTTACCGTATCGGGCAGGCTTGAACTCGGGAAAGGTTCGATCATTCAGGGCAATGTAAAAGCCGAAAGTGCCCTTGTCTGTGCTGCAGCAAAAATTCTGGGAAGTATAGAAACGGTTTCCGAACTTGTTCTTCTTGACGGAGCAAGGGCAAATATTGCAACCTGTGAGGGGGACATCCGTGCAAGGCCTGGCTGCTATCTCGGTTCAGTGAAAGCGGGTGGTACTCTTGAGCTTGTGGGAAAGGTTGCCGTGAAAAGAGTAGAGCCGCTAACAAAAGTAATAATTCGTGCCGAACAATGA
- a CDS encoding TRAM domain-containing protein has product MFREESSPVPVEEGEVYDVTIQDLARQGDGIARIDGFVIFVPGTKVGDEVRIKIERVLPKYGFASLVE; this is encoded by the coding sequence ATGTTCAGAGAAGAAAGTAGCCCTGTTCCTGTTGAAGAAGGCGAAGTCTACGATGTTACTATTCAAGATCTCGCCCGTCAGGGAGATGGCATTGCCCGCATAGATGGCTTTGTAATCTTTGTCCCGGGCACCAAGGTCGGCGATGAGGTCAGAATTAAAATCGAAAGGGTACTCCCCAAATACGGTTTTGCCAGCCTTGTTGAGTAA
- a CDS encoding TRAM domain-containing protein, producing the protein MFREESRSVPVEEGEVYDVTIQDIARQGDGIARIEGFVIFVPGTKVGDEVRIKVERVLPKFAFASVVE; encoded by the coding sequence ATGTTCAGAGAAGAAAGTCGCTCAGTCCCTGTCGAAGAGGGCGAGGTTTACGATGTTACAATTCAGGATATTGCTCGTCAGGGAGACGGCATTGCTCGAATAGAGGGCTTTGTAATTTTTGTCCCGGGCACCAAGGTCGGCGATGAAGTTCGCATCAAGGTCGAAAGAGTACTTCCAAAATTTGCATTTGCAAGCGTTGTCGAGTAA
- a CDS encoding TRAM domain-containing protein — protein MFREESRSVPVEEGEVYDVTIQDIARQGDGIARIEGFVVFVPNTSVGDEVQIKVERVLPKFAFASVVE, from the coding sequence ATGTTCAGAGAAGAAAGTCGCTCAGTCCCTGTCGAAGAGGGCGAAGTTTATGATGTTACAATTCAGGATATCGCTCGCCAGGGAGACGGCATTGCTCGTATTGAGGGTTTTGTAGTCTTTGTCCCTAACACCAGTGTTGGTGACGAAGTCCAGATTAAGGTCGAAAGGGTTCTTCCCAAGTTTGCATTTGCAAGTGTTGTCGAGTAA
- a CDS encoding TRAM domain-containing protein: protein MFREERISVPVEEGETYDVTIQDIARQGDGIARIEGFVVFVPNTSVGDEVQIKVERVLSKFAFASVVE from the coding sequence ATGTTTAGAGAAGAACGTATTTCTGTGCCCGTTGAAGAGGGCGAAACTTACGACGTAACTATTCAGGATATTGCTCGCCAGGGAGACGGCATTGCCCGTATCGAAGGCTTTGTAGTTTTTGTCCCGAATACAAGTGTTGGCGACGAAGTCCAGATTAAGGTCGAAAGAGTACTTTCGAAATTTGCATTTGCAAGCGTTGTCGAGTAA
- a CDS encoding CopG family transcriptional regulator, whose translation MPKVSVEIPQELLDDLNRHVGDNKKFVSQSDAIRTSIRKMLDMMDDIDRRRGRLNE comes from the coding sequence ATGCCAAAAGTAAGTGTTGAAATCCCTCAGGAGCTCCTTGATGACCTCAACAGGCATGTGGGAGATAACAAAAAATTCGTCAGCCAGTCTGATGCTATCCGAACTTCCATTCGTAAAATGCTGGACATGATGGACGACATAGATAGAAGGCGTGGAAGGCTTAATGAGTAA
- a CDS encoding methionine synthase, which translates to MQEIIFDDIGSYPLPEGVSKEWVQNAFKTRTEDEKLFTVINDAFQQKIDAGVEVPTYPQYQDMNEQFLKVIRDSDCTESPFEVKLECARIEELEAIETVAKAYKEKFGETLKVRICVTGPTELYLKEFGGTQYTDIYSLFAKSVNKFVRNSMKSAKHFKITTVSIDEPSIGLNPELSFDENDIISALTEASRAASKWGADVEIHLHSALYYNFACQTPTINVIGVESAGTPSYLELIDKKMLEDTDSFLRLGIARTDIYSLAGVLNEKYSTNIWKDQQYLPEIVTQLETPAVIAKRLKLAYRRFGSLIKYVGPDCGLGAWPNQKITFILLSNVAQGIRDFRESC; encoded by the coding sequence ATGCAAGAAATCATTTTTGACGATATCGGAAGCTATCCCTTACCCGAAGGAGTCAGTAAAGAATGGGTGCAAAACGCCTTTAAAACGAGAACAGAAGATGAGAAACTCTTTACGGTAATCAATGATGCTTTTCAGCAGAAAATAGATGCAGGTGTAGAGGTCCCCACTTATCCTCAGTACCAGGACATGAATGAACAATTCCTGAAGGTTATCCGGGACTCTGACTGCACTGAAAGCCCCTTTGAGGTAAAACTGGAGTGCGCAAGGATTGAAGAGCTTGAGGCTATAGAAACGGTTGCAAAAGCCTATAAAGAAAAATTCGGGGAAACTTTAAAGGTCCGGATCTGTGTAACCGGCCCAACTGAACTTTACCTGAAGGAATTTGGGGGTACACAGTATACGGACATATATTCTCTTTTTGCAAAAAGTGTAAACAAATTCGTCCGGAACTCAATGAAATCTGCAAAACATTTCAAGATTACAACAGTTTCTATTGACGAGCCAAGCATAGGGCTGAACCCTGAACTTTCATTTGATGAGAACGATATCATCTCTGCCCTAACCGAAGCTTCCAGGGCAGCGAGTAAGTGGGGGGCTGATGTGGAAATTCATCTTCATTCTGCCCTTTACTATAATTTTGCCTGCCAGACTCCTACAATCAATGTGATAGGGGTGGAGTCTGCGGGCACGCCTTCCTATCTGGAGCTTATTGACAAAAAAATGCTTGAAGACACGGATTCTTTCCTGAGGCTCGGAATTGCAAGAACAGATATCTACTCCCTGGCAGGAGTCCTGAACGAGAAATACTCTACCAACATCTGGAAGGATCAGCAGTATCTTCCTGAAATCGTTACGCAACTGGAAACCCCGGCTGTCATTGCAAAAAGGCTGAAGCTAGCATACAGGCGGTTTGGCAGCTTGATTAAGTATGTGGGTCCTGACTGCGGTCTGGGTGCTTGGCCCAACCAGAAGATAACTTTTATTCTGCTTTCGAACGTTGCGCAGGGTATTAGGGATTTCAGGGAAAGTTGTTAA
- a CDS encoding methionine synthase encodes MQDITFIDGGSLPTPEGLTREWVKAAAENRDEDEKLFSLVRETFQRKIDIGVHVPTYPQFRDMIGQFLEIIKDEKNCYEPYVVKEENAKILELEIIDEVAKQYRKETGETLGVRVCVAGPTDLYLQAFGATAFSDAYHVMALDIENFIKQAFKVAKNFKIRVISLDEPSLGMNDRIQFSDSDIISALTLASTYARKQGADMEIHLHSPLKYKLVCETPINVIGFEYAATPSYIDLMDKKVLEDSNTYIRLGVSRTDISSLIGMVNETYGVNAWKEKEYMQKIITDMETPEIIKKRLEKASYILGDRIKYASPDCGLAYWPDQELAFRLLENTAKGINTFNAEMKSQE; translated from the coding sequence ATGCAGGATATCACTTTTATCGACGGAGGCAGCCTTCCCACACCCGAGGGTCTCACCAGGGAATGGGTGAAAGCTGCAGCTGAAAACCGGGACGAGGATGAAAAACTTTTTTCTCTGGTAAGGGAGACTTTCCAGAGAAAAATCGATATTGGAGTACACGTTCCTACTTATCCGCAGTTCAGGGATATGATCGGACAGTTTCTGGAAATAATCAAAGATGAAAAGAACTGTTATGAGCCTTATGTGGTCAAAGAGGAAAACGCAAAAATTCTTGAGCTGGAGATTATTGACGAGGTTGCAAAGCAATACAGGAAAGAAACAGGAGAGACCCTGGGAGTGAGGGTTTGCGTTGCCGGTCCTACGGACCTGTACCTTCAGGCTTTCGGAGCTACTGCTTTTTCAGATGCATACCATGTCATGGCACTGGATATCGAGAATTTCATAAAGCAGGCATTTAAAGTTGCGAAAAATTTCAAAATCAGAGTTATTTCTCTTGACGAACCCAGTCTTGGAATGAATGACAGAATCCAGTTTTCTGACTCTGATATCATCTCTGCCCTTACTCTGGCTTCTACCTACGCGCGAAAACAGGGGGCAGATATGGAGATCCATCTGCACTCTCCATTAAAGTATAAACTTGTTTGTGAGACCCCTATCAATGTTATTGGGTTTGAGTATGCTGCAACTCCCTCTTACATAGACCTCATGGATAAAAAAGTCCTGGAAGACTCGAATACTTACATAAGGCTTGGGGTCTCGAGGACTGATATTTCCAGCCTTATCGGTATGGTTAACGAGACCTATGGGGTCAATGCCTGGAAGGAAAAAGAGTACATGCAAAAAATTATTACTGATATGGAAACGCCTGAAATCATTAAAAAGCGGCTTGAAAAAGCTTCTTACATTCTCGGGGACCGTATCAAATATGCAAGTCCGGACTGTGGGCTGGCATATTGGCCGGATCAGGAACTTGCTTTCAGGCTGCTTGAGAATACGGCAAAAGGCATCAATACATTTAATGCAGAAATGAAAAGTCAGGAGTAA
- a CDS encoding ATP-binding protein — protein MKSSRSTGRGIDYFNFYTTFSLIYFKVFFRSTVTVISVKKAFFVLCGSSIVMMESLLGYKSPLYGRRTEQILLEPLKFREVCEFFPQLKAEEKVLTYAVLGGTPAYLLEFDYRKPLLENIKGRILQKNTFLYHDTMFVLQQEFTEPRIYYSIRYITRS, from the coding sequence GTGAAGTCCTCGCGAAGTACAGGAAGAGGCATTGATTACTTTAATTTTTACACTACTTTTTCTTTAATATATTTTAAAGTATTCTTCAGGAGTACTGTGACCGTTATTTCAGTAAAAAAAGCTTTTTTCGTGCTCTGCGGTTCTTCTATTGTCATGATGGAATCTCTGCTCGGATATAAATCTCCTCTTTACGGCAGGAGGACAGAACAGATCCTGCTTGAGCCCCTGAAGTTCAGGGAGGTCTGTGAGTTTTTTCCACAGCTGAAGGCGGAGGAGAAGGTCCTTACTTATGCGGTGCTGGGAGGAACACCTGCGTATCTTTTGGAATTTGATTACAGAAAACCCCTTCTGGAAAACATAAAGGGTCGAATTTTGCAAAAGAATACTTTTCTTTATCATGATACGATGTTCGTGCTCCAGCAGGAGTTCACCGAGCCCAGGATATATTACTCGATCAGATATATTACTCGATCATAA
- the argS gene encoding arginine--tRNA ligase, whose product MFLELKAQATSILKEAIRKVGFEVEDSELQFETSSHADLASRAAFRLAGIHKQNPKDLASRIVSAIEIPEDSYIGEVSAAGPYINFFAGRHYLDRTVNAVRVEKEKFGCGAPKDRILLEHTSANPNGPLHVGHIRNSIIGDTLARILRRAGYDVEVQYYVNDMGRQIAVVSWACERFELDLSRKSDAAIADVYIKANAKLDKNPEDVKEIDALMENIEAGDVRTIERFDKAVSLAVAGIKETLLRLNVVHDKFVSESLFLKSGAVHDIVERIKATGRTKMDKGALVVDLSDYGFKKTLVIQRSNGTSLYTTRDLAYHEWKAGQADRIIDVFGADHKLISGQLRATLNSIGIKEPEVVIFEFVSLPEGSMSTRRGQFISADDLFDRVTEAAFEQVETRRPETSAEFKKQVAEMVGIGAVRYDIVRVSPEKSTVFNWKEALDFEKQGAPYIQYSHARACSILEKAKEEAAWDSSMEIDPSLLVEDSEIDLIKKMAMFDSVIDFGARELKPHVLAIYARELADAFNQFYRFVPVIAAEDEKVRASRLALVDCAKIVLANSLDTLGIGAPESM is encoded by the coding sequence TTGTTCCTGGAACTCAAAGCTCAGGCTACATCAATCTTAAAAGAAGCTATCCGAAAGGTCGGGTTTGAGGTTGAGGATTCTGAACTTCAATTCGAAACCTCTTCCCATGCTGACCTTGCGAGCAGAGCCGCCTTCAGGCTTGCAGGCATTCACAAGCAAAACCCAAAAGATCTTGCATCCCGTATCGTTTCTGCAATTGAAATTCCTGAAGACTCATATATAGGAGAAGTAAGTGCCGCAGGTCCTTACATTAACTTCTTTGCAGGCAGGCACTACCTGGACAGAACCGTAAATGCGGTCCGGGTAGAAAAAGAAAAATTTGGCTGTGGGGCACCAAAGGACAGAATTCTCCTTGAGCACACTTCGGCAAACCCGAATGGTCCTCTTCATGTAGGACATATCCGCAACTCGATTATAGGAGATACTCTTGCCCGCATCCTCAGGCGCGCAGGATACGATGTCGAGGTCCAGTACTATGTTAACGATATGGGGCGCCAGATTGCAGTGGTCTCCTGGGCTTGCGAACGCTTTGAACTTGACCTTTCCAGAAAGTCTGATGCTGCAATTGCTGACGTGTATATCAAAGCCAATGCCAAATTGGACAAAAACCCTGAGGATGTAAAGGAAATCGATGCCCTTATGGAAAATATTGAAGCCGGGGATGTCAGGACTATTGAACGTTTTGATAAGGCAGTTTCCCTGGCTGTTGCCGGGATTAAGGAAACTCTCCTCCGCTTAAATGTTGTTCATGATAAATTCGTAAGTGAGTCGCTTTTCCTCAAATCCGGGGCAGTACACGATATAGTCGAGCGCATCAAGGCTACCGGCAGGACAAAGATGGATAAAGGAGCCCTTGTGGTTGACCTTTCTGATTACGGGTTTAAAAAGACCCTTGTTATCCAGCGCTCAAACGGCACCTCTCTCTACACAACCCGCGACCTTGCCTACCACGAATGGAAAGCCGGGCAGGCAGACCGAATAATCGACGTTTTCGGAGCCGACCACAAACTTATTTCCGGCCAGCTCAGGGCTACACTGAATTCTATAGGAATCAAGGAACCTGAGGTCGTTATTTTTGAGTTTGTCTCTCTCCCTGAAGGCTCAATGAGCACTCGCCGCGGTCAGTTCATAAGTGCAGATGACCTCTTTGACAGGGTTACTGAAGCTGCCTTCGAGCAGGTTGAAACTCGTCGCCCCGAAACCTCAGCCGAGTTCAAGAAGCAGGTTGCAGAAATGGTCGGAATAGGGGCAGTAAGATACGATATAGTTAGGGTCTCCCCCGAAAAATCCACAGTTTTCAACTGGAAAGAAGCTCTGGATTTTGAGAAACAGGGTGCTCCCTATATCCAGTATTCCCATGCCCGTGCCTGCAGCATCCTTGAGAAAGCAAAAGAGGAAGCAGCCTGGGACTCTTCCATGGAAATAGACCCCTCTCTTCTTGTCGAGGACAGCGAAATCGATCTCATCAAGAAAATGGCAATGTTTGACAGTGTAATCGACTTTGGAGCCCGCGAACTCAAGCCTCACGTCCTTGCTATCTATGCCCGCGAACTTGCCGACGCATTTAACCAGTTCTACCGTTTTGTCCCGGTTATCGCAGCCGAGGATGAGAAGGTCAGGGCTTCAAGGCTTGCCCTTGTGGACTGTGCAAAGATTGTCCTTGCAAACTCTCTTGATACCCTTGGAATAGGTGCTCCGGAATCAATGTGA
- the prf1 gene encoding peptide chain release factor aRF-1 encodes MTEQSAHEKYEFKKKLEGLRNKRGRSTELISLYIPADKQIFDVTNQLKDEHGQAANIKSKLTRTNVQGAIESLLSRLRYLDKVPENGVVYFTGAVDIGANKTNMESEVIVPPDPITVYKYHCDSSFYLEPLEDMLKDKNTYGLLVLDRREATVGLLVGKRIQAFRNLTSTVPGKQRKGGQSAHRFQQLRLIAIHEFYKRIGDAASEIFMGVDHKDLKGVLIGGPSPTKEEFYAGDFLHHELLKKIIGLFDTAYTDESGLSELVNAAGEKLQDLELTGQKNAVRSFFKELISDSGKVAYGEAQVRANLEINSVDVLLLSEDLRAERVTTKCSVCEYENKWTRRWKPGEPAPTAGNCPKCGSSLEVTDVTDVVDEFSELADKSNAKVFFVSTDFDEGSQLMNAFGGIAAILRYNTGI; translated from the coding sequence ATGACTGAACAATCCGCACACGAAAAGTATGAATTTAAAAAGAAGCTTGAAGGTCTCAGGAATAAGAGAGGAAGGAGCACGGAGCTTATTTCTCTTTATATTCCTGCTGACAAGCAGATTTTCGATGTTACAAACCAGTTAAAAGACGAGCACGGACAGGCTGCAAACATCAAGTCCAAGCTTACGAGGACGAATGTGCAGGGAGCAATTGAGTCTCTGCTTTCAAGGCTAAGATACCTGGACAAAGTACCTGAGAATGGGGTAGTGTACTTTACAGGAGCTGTGGATATCGGAGCCAACAAGACAAACATGGAAAGCGAGGTAATTGTTCCTCCTGACCCCATAACTGTCTACAAATACCACTGTGACTCATCTTTCTACCTTGAGCCTCTTGAGGATATGCTCAAAGATAAGAACACCTACGGGCTTCTGGTTCTTGACCGCAGGGAAGCAACTGTAGGGCTTCTGGTCGGAAAACGAATCCAGGCTTTCCGCAACTTGACCTCAACGGTTCCCGGAAAGCAAAGGAAAGGTGGTCAGAGTGCTCATCGTTTCCAGCAGCTCAGGCTCATTGCAATTCATGAGTTCTACAAGAGGATAGGAGATGCTGCAAGTGAGATTTTCATGGGTGTAGACCATAAAGATCTCAAAGGCGTCCTGATAGGGGGTCCTTCACCGACAAAGGAAGAGTTCTATGCAGGTGATTTCCTGCACCACGAGCTCCTGAAAAAAATTATTGGGCTCTTTGATACGGCATATACCGACGAGTCCGGGCTTTCAGAACTTGTTAATGCTGCAGGGGAAAAGCTCCAGGACCTTGAGCTCACGGGACAGAAGAATGCCGTCAGATCCTTTTTCAAAGAACTGATTTCCGATTCGGGTAAGGTAGCTTATGGAGAAGCCCAGGTCAGGGCAAACCTCGAGATCAATTCAGTGGATGTGCTCCTGCTTTCCGAAGACCTGCGTGCAGAAAGGGTAACTACGAAATGTAGTGTCTGTGAATACGAAAATAAGTGGACACGGCGCTGGAAGCCTGGAGAACCTGCTCCCACAGCTGGAAATTGCCCTAAATGTGGTTCTTCTCTTGAGGTTACGGACGTTACAGATGTCGTGGATGAATTCTCAGAGCTTGCCGACAAGAGTAATGCAAAGGTATTCTTCGTATCCACCGACTTTGATGAAGGTTCCCAGCTTATGAATGCTTTTGGAGGCATAGCTGCAATCCTCAGGTACAACACTGGGATTTGA
- the twy1 gene encoding 4-demethylwyosine synthase TYW1, with protein sequence MSLEERKEEKEGSGESFPEIQEENRDEEQTSLPFDIPDFATLLKKQGYALAGRHSAVKTCLWLRKAMNDEGFCYKSKFYGVQSHRCLQMTPTLMCNQRCLFCWRPTEVPVPAPGEWDSPEKIVEESIACQRKLITGFGGSPNALRERWLEGNEPNNVAISLSGEPTFYPYLPELIEEYEKRGFTTFLVTNGTVPSMFAKVSPSQLYMSLDAPDLETYLRVCQPKSPSLWDRINESLDIMKDKCSRTVIRITLVKGKNMFNPEGYAELIKRASPDFVEIKAYMHLGFSRLRLDRSAMPTHAEVLEFSKELVKHLGYEIVDESEISRVVLLSKDGKKSPVKKVSCLD encoded by the coding sequence ATGTCGCTTGAAGAAAGAAAGGAAGAAAAAGAAGGTTCCGGAGAAAGCTTTCCGGAAATTCAGGAAGAAAATCGGGATGAAGAGCAGACCTCTCTTCCCTTTGATATCCCTGATTTTGCAACCCTTCTTAAAAAGCAGGGCTATGCCCTCGCAGGTCGCCATTCAGCAGTAAAGACCTGTCTCTGGCTCAGGAAAGCCATGAACGATGAAGGTTTTTGCTACAAATCGAAGTTTTATGGTGTCCAATCCCATCGCTGCCTTCAGATGACTCCTACTCTCATGTGCAACCAGCGATGCCTTTTCTGCTGGCGTCCGACTGAGGTTCCGGTCCCTGCACCCGGAGAATGGGATTCTCCTGAGAAAATAGTTGAGGAAAGCATCGCCTGCCAGCGTAAATTGATCACAGGGTTCGGCGGCTCTCCAAATGCACTCAGGGAACGCTGGCTTGAAGGCAATGAACCGAATAACGTTGCAATCTCCCTGTCTGGAGAGCCGACCTTTTACCCTTACCTTCCTGAACTTATTGAAGAATATGAAAAGAGAGGTTTTACTACCTTTCTGGTTACGAACGGAACTGTCCCTTCAATGTTTGCAAAGGTCAGCCCTTCCCAGTTATACATGAGTCTCGATGCTCCGGACCTCGAGACCTACCTCAGAGTCTGCCAGCCAAAATCCCCTTCACTCTGGGACAGGATCAACGAGTCTCTGGATATTATGAAAGATAAATGCTCAAGAACGGTCATCAGGATTACACTGGTCAAGGGCAAAAATATGTTCAATCCGGAAGGTTACGCTGAACTAATTAAAAGAGCCTCCCCGGATTTTGTGGAAATAAAGGCTTACATGCACCTTGGCTTTTCACGCCTTCGTCTAGACCGCTCTGCCATGCCGACCCACGCAGAGGTACTGGAGTTTTCGAAAGAGCTTGTAAAGCACCTGGGGTATGAAATCGTAGATGAGTCCGAAATTAGCAGGGTTGTCCTGCTCTCAAAGGACGGGAAAAAATCTCCCGTAAAAAAGGTTTCCTGCTTGGATTAA